In Brevibacterium zhoupengii, the following are encoded in one genomic region:
- a CDS encoding YccS family putative transporter codes for MNGKEADVLVSSFSTREWLIFGVFIGALGVAGLVTGVIFPNPFLFVAGAILLAGAVMLILRLSTRLRTASALIALAVATILIATPALVRAGLTASSVAWTAEVSTEDSAVIDGQIYKFSLDQSDGESRRTIRRLNADDGSVEQTWNTDARSRPSVTADGGIVFASTTPATHGDWLTITMLDSQGDRLWQTTISSGPDSEPHITAASGGSAHVVTCEEPEEETGSTDDRKSCRINTIDDSGEVIDERRVDGEQHLTNNKIWTELPGAGLLRVTLVADGLGGTDMYSPTSIGPIAELPIKKGTDQHTSQLTRDLLVTAEQLSDRRCRVVSTSLDDGDQAWSIAVPCTSDTWMLLWENIEGAGPIYLGIDESGEASTLQALDPTTGELTPFPDAAPRHSDLFDSGARSLVEEATAGRFVLATRDGHVTVRDSTSDSPPVEFEVPGSINAPAAANGDVLSVVSRTGRSTSYPAVVHNPYLVSRLPGADRSETLSSIAPDANDPIYPQLVTVVDASTGEERSSTVFTSRIADLTVLPEGQTVVWTDDGTLTVING; via the coding sequence ATGAACGGCAAGGAAGCTGATGTTCTGGTCAGTTCATTCTCCACCCGGGAATGGCTCATCTTCGGCGTCTTCATCGGAGCGCTTGGAGTCGCGGGCCTCGTCACCGGAGTGATATTTCCGAACCCTTTCCTCTTCGTCGCCGGCGCAATCCTCCTCGCCGGTGCCGTGATGCTGATCCTCAGACTCTCCACCCGACTCCGGACCGCCTCGGCGCTCATCGCACTCGCCGTGGCTACCATCCTCATTGCCACTCCGGCACTGGTCAGGGCGGGGCTGACCGCGAGCTCCGTGGCCTGGACGGCAGAGGTCAGCACCGAGGATTCTGCGGTCATCGACGGCCAGATCTACAAGTTCTCTCTCGACCAGTCCGACGGGGAGAGTCGGCGCACGATCCGTCGCCTCAACGCGGACGACGGATCCGTGGAGCAGACATGGAACACCGATGCGCGCAGCCGCCCATCAGTCACCGCCGACGGCGGCATCGTGTTCGCGTCGACGACCCCAGCAACGCACGGCGACTGGCTGACCATCACGATGCTCGATTCTCAGGGCGACCGATTGTGGCAGACCACCATCAGCAGCGGGCCAGATTCCGAGCCCCACATCACGGCTGCCTCGGGCGGATCTGCTCACGTGGTCACGTGCGAAGAACCGGAGGAGGAGACGGGGTCGACAGATGACCGAAAGTCGTGCCGCATCAACACCATCGACGACTCCGGTGAGGTCATCGACGAGCGCAGAGTCGACGGCGAACAGCACTTGACCAACAATAAGATCTGGACCGAGCTGCCCGGCGCGGGGCTGCTTCGGGTGACTCTGGTCGCCGACGGTCTTGGCGGGACCGATATGTATTCACCGACGAGCATCGGCCCGATCGCCGAACTGCCAATCAAAAAGGGCACTGATCAGCACACTTCGCAGCTGACTCGCGACCTGCTCGTCACCGCTGAGCAGCTCAGTGATCGGCGGTGCCGGGTGGTGTCCACATCCCTCGACGACGGAGACCAGGCCTGGTCTATTGCCGTGCCGTGCACGTCCGATACATGGATGCTGCTCTGGGAGAACATCGAAGGGGCTGGCCCGATCTACCTCGGAATCGACGAATCCGGCGAGGCCAGCACCCTCCAGGCACTCGACCCGACAACCGGGGAGCTGACGCCGTTTCCCGATGCAGCACCGCGGCACAGTGACCTCTTCGATTCGGGGGCGCGGAGCCTCGTGGAGGAGGCCACGGCTGGTCGCTTCGTTCTCGCAACCCGCGACGGGCACGTCACCGTACGGGATTCGACGTCCGATTCTCCGCCCGTCGAATTCGAGGTCCCAGGATCAATCAACGCCCCTGCTGCCGCCAACGGAGATGTGCTGTCGGTCGTCTCGAGAACCGGCAGGAGCACCTCGTACCCGGCGGTGGTGCACAATCCCTACCTGGTCTCTCGCCTGCCCGGCGCAGATCGCTCGGAAACTCTGTCCTCCATTGCGCCCGACGCCAACGACCCGATCTACCCCCAGCTCGTCACTGTCGTCGATGCCAGTACCGGCGAAGAGCGCTCGTCAACAGTCTTCACGTCACGGATCGCCGACCTCACCGTTCTGCCCGAAGGCCAGACGGTCGTTTGGACCGACGATGGAACACTCACCGTCATCAACGGCTGA
- the paaA gene encoding 1,2-phenylacetyl-CoA epoxidase subunit PaaA gives MTTQINENQFDAEELEAQFAATIKAKDRIEPRDWMPEKYRKTLVRQVAQHAHSEIIGMQPEGNWISRAPSLRRKAILLAKVQDEAGHGLYLYSAAETLGATRNELTEKLIAGKQKYSSIFNYPTLSYTDVGTIGWLVDGAAICNQVPLCRTSFGPYGRAMIRVCKEESFHQRQGYELLMTMMRGTEEQRASVQESVNRFWWPSLMMFGPPDDDSPNTEQSMEWGIKTHTNDELRQKFVDMSVPQAEALGVTFPDEGLKWNEERGHYDFSTPDWDEFWAVVKGNGPCNEQRVAHRKRAWDEGAWVREAALAFAENSAADAESAAADTTNTTSEEAAK, from the coding sequence ATGACAACGCAGATCAATGAGAACCAGTTCGACGCGGAAGAGCTCGAGGCTCAGTTCGCGGCGACGATCAAAGCCAAGGACAGGATCGAACCGCGCGATTGGATGCCGGAGAAGTACCGCAAGACTCTCGTGCGGCAGGTGGCCCAGCACGCTCACTCGGAGATCATCGGCATGCAACCCGAAGGCAACTGGATCTCCCGTGCACCCTCGCTGCGCCGCAAGGCGATCCTGCTGGCCAAGGTCCAGGACGAGGCCGGTCACGGCCTCTACCTCTACTCCGCCGCCGAGACCCTCGGCGCAACCCGCAACGAGCTCACCGAGAAGCTCATTGCCGGCAAGCAGAAGTACTCCTCGATCTTCAACTACCCGACGCTGTCCTACACCGACGTCGGCACGATCGGCTGGCTCGTCGACGGTGCGGCCATCTGCAACCAGGTGCCCCTGTGTCGGACCTCCTTCGGCCCCTACGGGCGCGCCATGATCCGCGTCTGCAAGGAAGAGTCCTTCCACCAGCGCCAGGGCTACGAACTGCTGATGACCATGATGCGCGGCACCGAAGAGCAGCGCGCCTCGGTGCAGGAATCGGTCAACCGCTTCTGGTGGCCCTCGCTGATGATGTTCGGCCCACCCGATGACGACTCACCGAACACCGAGCAGTCGATGGAGTGGGGCATCAAGACCCACACCAATGACGAGCTGCGCCAGAAGTTCGTCGACATGTCCGTCCCGCAGGCCGAGGCCCTGGGCGTGACCTTCCCCGACGAGGGCCTGAAGTGGAACGAAGAGCGCGGCCACTACGACTTCTCGACCCCTGACTGGGACGAGTTCTGGGCCGTCGTCAAGGGCAACGGCCCCTGCAACGAACAGCGAGTGGCCCACCGCAAGCGCGCCTGGGACGAAGGAGCATGGGTCCGTGAAGCCGCGCTCGCCTTCGCCGAGAACTCCGCGGCCGACGCCGAAAGCGCCGCCGCTGACACCACAAACACCACCTCCGAGGAGGCCGCCAAATGA
- the paaB gene encoding 1,2-phenylacetyl-CoA epoxidase subunit PaaB, whose amino-acid sequence MSADTNSGTAGTPSVRGEWPLYEVFVRGKRGLNHVHVGSLHAPDDQMALRHARDVYTRRNEGVSLWVVRSSSITASSPDEKDPMFAPAGDKVYRHPTFYDIPDDVPHM is encoded by the coding sequence ATGAGCGCAGACACCAACTCCGGCACCGCAGGGACCCCGAGCGTCCGCGGCGAATGGCCCCTCTATGAGGTCTTCGTGCGCGGCAAGCGCGGACTCAACCACGTCCACGTCGGATCGCTGCACGCTCCCGATGACCAGATGGCCCTGCGCCACGCCCGCGACGTCTACACCCGCCGCAACGAAGGCGTGAGCCTGTGGGTCGTGCGCTCCTCGTCGATCACGGCCTCGAGCCCCGATGAGAAGGACCCCATGTTCGCTCCCGCGGGCGACAAGGTCTACCGCCACCCGACTTTCTACGACATCCCCGACGATGTCCCCCACATGTGA
- the paaC gene encoding 1,2-phenylacetyl-CoA epoxidase subunit PaaC — protein MSKEPSINVDHDEAGANIEHGDHENAYSGLLVNDAHWAFGTDFEDPLAGVDTTVPSGVDPKDLAAYCLMLGDDALVFSQRISEWCSNAPDLEEDIALANIALDLLGQSRLLLARTAAADPSLVPELPEDSPVPDEDRLAYFREDLAFRNVRLAEVPNGDFAEAVAKILIYSTWRLAIFERLQSSRDSVLSAIAVKGVKEMSYHRDFAGRWVLTLARGTEESKTRLLKALDGLWPLWNELFETHPIEASVAAAGIGVDPAEVADEAGVILDQVFAAAGIDRPERGALAGVRGQKGRDGLHTEALSKMLADMQVVARQYPKGQW, from the coding sequence ATGAGCAAGGAACCTTCCATCAACGTCGACCACGACGAGGCCGGCGCCAACATCGAGCACGGTGACCACGAGAACGCCTACTCGGGCCTGCTCGTCAACGACGCACACTGGGCCTTCGGCACCGACTTCGAAGACCCCCTGGCCGGAGTCGACACCACCGTGCCCTCCGGCGTCGACCCGAAGGACCTCGCCGCCTACTGCCTCATGCTCGGCGACGACGCCCTCGTCTTCTCCCAGCGGATCTCCGAATGGTGCTCCAACGCGCCCGACCTCGAAGAGGACATCGCGTTGGCCAACATTGCCCTCGACCTGCTCGGCCAGTCCCGGCTCCTGCTCGCCCGCACGGCGGCCGCCGATCCGAGTCTCGTGCCCGAGCTGCCCGAAGACTCACCGGTTCCCGATGAGGACCGCCTCGCGTACTTCCGCGAGGACCTGGCGTTCCGCAACGTTCGCCTCGCCGAGGTGCCCAACGGTGATTTCGCCGAGGCGGTCGCGAAGATCCTCATCTACTCCACCTGGCGCCTGGCGATCTTCGAACGCCTCCAGTCCAGCCGCGACTCCGTGCTCTCAGCCATCGCGGTCAAAGGTGTCAAAGAGATGTCCTACCACCGCGACTTCGCCGGCCGCTGGGTCCTCACTCTGGCCCGCGGGACGGAAGAGTCGAAGACCCGCCTCCTGAAGGCACTTGATGGGCTCTGGCCCCTGTGGAACGAACTCTTCGAGACCCACCCGATCGAAGCCTCGGTGGCCGCCGCCGGAATCGGTGTCGATCCCGCCGAGGTGGCCGATGAGGCCGGAGTCATCCTCGACCAGGTCTTCGCCGCAGCCGGCATCGACCGCCCCGAACGGGGCGCGCTGGCCGGAGTGCGAGGACAGAAGGGCCGCGACGGACTGCACACCGAAGCACTGTCGAAGATGCTCGCCGACATGCAGGTCGTCGCCCGCCAGTACCCGAAAGGACAATGGTGA
- the paaD gene encoding 1,2-phenylacetyl-CoA epoxidase subunit PaaD, with protein sequence MVTATLETRMSATQDSGSAQNATDAEALDRARVAAARVTDPEMPMLTLVDLGVLRDVTIENGHVVTTITPTYSGCPAMATMRDDLQRELQDAGFPDAEVRVSLTPAWTSDWITEEGRKALKGAGISPPGQAPRNQGPVALTLMPTKRALVCTLCGSANVKLSSEFGPTACKAMYQCNDCLEPFEHVKEI encoded by the coding sequence ATGGTGACCGCAACACTCGAGACCCGGATGTCCGCCACCCAGGACAGCGGGTCAGCCCAGAACGCCACCGACGCCGAGGCGCTCGATCGTGCCCGCGTCGCCGCGGCTCGCGTGACCGATCCGGAGATGCCGATGCTCACGCTCGTCGACCTCGGCGTGCTTCGTGATGTCACGATCGAGAACGGACACGTCGTCACGACGATCACCCCCACCTACTCGGGGTGCCCGGCGATGGCGACGATGCGCGATGACCTGCAGCGTGAACTCCAGGACGCGGGCTTCCCCGACGCCGAGGTGCGGGTGTCCCTGACTCCGGCCTGGACCAGTGACTGGATCACCGAGGAAGGGCGGAAAGCACTCAAGGGCGCCGGCATCTCCCCACCCGGGCAGGCGCCCAGGAATCAGGGGCCCGTGGCACTGACCCTGATGCCCACGAAGCGAGCCCTGGTCTGCACCCTGTGCGGATCGGCGAATGTGAAGCTGTCCTCCGAGTTCGGGCCGACCGCGTGCAAGGCGATGTACCAATGCAACGACTGCCTCGAACCGTTCGAACACGTGAAGGAGATCTGA
- the paaE gene encoding 1,2-phenylacetyl-CoA epoxidase subunit PaaE: protein MTETINQSAEAASTTQPTNGTQPSDPAVKGEGASRSSFYPLTVKSVDHLTEDSAAVTFDVPDEYAELFDFAAGQSLTLRRMIDGAEHRRSYSICAPAGTNPRIGVREIPDGLFSQWLVRDVRPGETIEVQPPSGSFQADAELGGRHLCIAAGSGITPMLSIATTVLSNPEASVTMLYGNRNTNTVMFAEELADLKDSRNQQLDLIHILSREPREVDLFSGRLDEEKLRALLTNLVPIGDMDHVWLCGPFGMLSDARKVLAEFGVPKDKVHFELFYVDEPPPEVVHADKVVEGATSNVTIVLDGRRTTSAMSQGQTILDSAQESRSDLPFACKGGVCGTCRAKICGGEVDMVRNYALEDAEVEANFVLTCQTFPVSDEVTVDYDS, encoded by the coding sequence ATGACCGAGACGATCAATCAGAGCGCCGAGGCGGCTTCCACGACCCAGCCGACCAACGGAACCCAGCCGAGCGACCCGGCCGTCAAGGGTGAGGGCGCCTCCCGGTCGAGCTTCTACCCGTTGACCGTGAAGTCCGTCGACCACCTCACCGAAGATTCGGCAGCCGTGACCTTCGACGTTCCGGATGAGTACGCGGAACTCTTCGACTTCGCCGCAGGCCAGTCCCTGACCCTGCGCCGGATGATCGACGGGGCCGAGCACCGCCGCTCCTATTCCATCTGCGCTCCGGCCGGAACGAATCCGCGCATCGGCGTTCGCGAGATCCCCGACGGACTCTTCTCCCAATGGCTCGTCCGTGATGTCCGCCCTGGTGAGACCATCGAAGTGCAGCCGCCCAGCGGCAGTTTTCAGGCCGACGCCGAACTCGGCGGACGGCACCTGTGCATCGCTGCGGGTTCCGGGATCACCCCGATGCTCTCGATCGCCACGACCGTGCTGTCCAACCCAGAGGCCTCGGTCACGATGCTCTACGGCAACCGGAACACGAACACCGTGATGTTCGCCGAAGAGCTCGCCGACCTCAAGGACTCCCGCAACCAGCAGCTCGACCTCATCCACATCCTCTCCCGCGAACCCAGGGAGGTCGACCTGTTCTCCGGTCGCCTCGACGAGGAGAAGCTTCGCGCGCTGCTGACGAACCTGGTGCCCATCGGCGACATGGACCATGTGTGGCTGTGCGGACCCTTCGGCATGCTCAGCGACGCCCGCAAGGTCCTCGCGGAATTCGGCGTGCCCAAGGACAAGGTCCACTTCGAACTCTTCTACGTCGACGAACCGCCACCGGAAGTCGTCCACGCGGACAAGGTCGTCGAGGGCGCCACCAGCAACGTTACGATCGTCCTCGACGGACGACGGACCACCTCGGCGATGTCGCAGGGTCAGACGATCCTCGACTCCGCACAGGAATCGCGTTCGGATCTGCCCTTTGCCTGCAAAGGCGGGGTCTGCGGGACCTGCCGCGCCAAGATCTGCGGCGGCGAGGTCGACATGGTGCGCAACTACGCACTCGAAGACGCCGAGGTGGAGGCGAACTTCGTCCTCACCTGCCAGACCTTCCCCGTCAGCGACGAGGTCACGGTCGACTACGACTCATAG
- a CDS encoding thiolase family protein, protein MPEAFILDGLRTPIGRYGGVLADQRPDDLVATTLKAVVERSGIDPTDIDEVILGSANQAGEDNRNVARMAVLLAGLPESVPGFTVNRLCASGLTAITTARQMIAAGDADVVVAGGVESMTRAPWVTEKPQRPWAKPGKSWDTSIGWRFTNPAFGEDTTLSMPQTAERVAEQWKLGREELDAFAYASHQKALAAQEAGKFDPEILPIGDVSADEGPRADTTVEKLAKLRAIHGPGGVITAGNSSSLNDGAAVTILVSERYAEKHGLSPRARVVTGASAGVSPEIMGIGPVPATRKVLDRVGWSVDQLEAVELNEAFASQSLACIGDLGLDPETVNGFGGAIALGHPLGCSGARITLTLLNRLEQADAKRGLATMCVGVGQGSALLLERA, encoded by the coding sequence ATGCCCGAGGCTTTCATCCTGGACGGACTGCGCACACCCATCGGCCGCTACGGGGGAGTCCTCGCAGATCAGCGACCCGATGACCTGGTTGCGACCACGCTCAAGGCCGTCGTCGAACGGTCGGGAATCGACCCGACCGACATCGACGAGGTGATCCTCGGCTCGGCGAACCAGGCCGGTGAGGACAACCGCAACGTCGCCCGCATGGCCGTGCTGCTGGCCGGTCTGCCCGAGTCCGTTCCCGGCTTCACCGTCAACCGCCTCTGCGCCTCCGGGCTGACCGCGATCACGACGGCCCGGCAGATGATCGCGGCCGGTGACGCCGATGTGGTTGTCGCCGGTGGAGTCGAGTCGATGACCCGCGCACCCTGGGTGACCGAGAAGCCCCAGCGTCCGTGGGCGAAACCAGGCAAGTCCTGGGACACCTCGATCGGCTGGCGCTTCACCAACCCCGCATTCGGCGAGGACACGACCCTGTCGATGCCCCAGACCGCCGAGCGTGTGGCCGAGCAGTGGAAGCTGGGCCGCGAAGAGCTCGACGCCTTCGCCTACGCCTCACACCAGAAGGCACTCGCAGCGCAGGAAGCCGGCAAGTTCGATCCCGAGATCCTGCCCATCGGCGACGTCAGCGCCGATGAGGGACCACGGGCGGACACCACCGTGGAGAAGCTCGCCAAGCTGCGCGCGATCCACGGTCCCGGCGGCGTCATCACCGCCGGCAACTCCTCCTCCCTCAACGACGGTGCCGCCGTGACGATCCTCGTCAGCGAACGCTACGCCGAGAAGCACGGACTGAGCCCCCGTGCACGCGTCGTCACCGGCGCCAGTGCCGGCGTCTCTCCGGAGATCATGGGCATCGGCCCGGTCCCGGCCACCCGCAAGGTCCTCGATCGTGTCGGCTGGTCCGTCGACCAGCTCGAGGCCGTGGAACTCAACGAGGCCTTCGCCTCCCAGTCCCTGGCCTGCATCGGCGACCTGGGCCTGGACCCGGAGACCGTCAACGGCTTCGGCGGTGCGATTGCGCTGGGCCACCCTCTGGGCTGCTCGGGAGCACGCATCACCCTGACCCTGCTCAACCGCCTCGAACAGGCCGATGCCAAACGCGGACTGGCGACGATGTGCGTCGGCGTCGGCCAGGGATCTGCCCTCCTGCTGGAGCGGGCATGA
- a CDS encoding enoyl-CoA hydratase/isomerase family protein has protein sequence MSAGGAEGAANSAETAASNSPLVIERHTDRVIIRLNRPEVRNAIDQNMADALHEVCAELEADPKVAILAGSNGVFAAGADIGQLRNRGREEALAGINSKVFTRIQELPMPTIALVEGFALGGGAELAFACDFRIGTPTTKIGNPEAGLGILAAAGAAWRLRELVGEPRAKEIILAGRTLQADEAKSIGLLNDVVDPEDLELAGEALADRIASFAPLAVRLSKSAFHAPREAHPLIDNLAQAVLFETEEKYTRMDAFLAKREAKKRKKAEQEGTAE, from the coding sequence ATGAGCGCCGGCGGTGCCGAGGGCGCAGCGAACAGCGCCGAGACCGCAGCGTCGAACTCCCCGCTCGTCATCGAACGCCACACCGATCGGGTCATCATCCGCCTGAATCGGCCCGAGGTTCGCAATGCCATCGACCAGAACATGGCCGATGCCCTCCACGAGGTGTGTGCCGAACTCGAAGCCGATCCGAAGGTTGCCATCCTCGCCGGTTCGAACGGCGTCTTCGCCGCCGGAGCTGATATCGGGCAGCTGCGCAATCGCGGCCGCGAGGAAGCCCTGGCCGGCATCAACTCGAAGGTCTTCACCCGCATCCAAGAACTGCCGATGCCCACCATCGCCCTGGTCGAAGGCTTTGCCCTGGGTGGGGGAGCCGAACTCGCCTTCGCCTGTGACTTCCGCATCGGGACACCGACGACGAAGATCGGCAACCCAGAGGCCGGACTCGGCATCCTCGCCGCTGCCGGAGCGGCATGGCGTCTGCGCGAACTCGTCGGAGAACCACGAGCCAAGGAGATCATCCTCGCTGGTCGGACGCTTCAGGCCGATGAAGCCAAATCGATCGGACTGCTCAACGACGTCGTCGACCCCGAGGACCTCGAACTCGCCGGTGAGGCACTTGCCGACCGGATCGCAAGCTTCGCCCCATTGGCCGTGCGACTGAGCAAGTCGGCATTCCACGCACCTCGTGAGGCCCACCCGCTCATCGACAATCTCGCTCAGGCCGTGCTGTTCGAGACCGAGGAGAAGTACACCCGCATGGATGCGTTCCTGGCCAAACGGGAAGCGAAGAAGCGGAAGAAGG